In the genome of Desulfovibrio aminophilus DSM 12254, one region contains:
- a CDS encoding transketolase family protein, with protein sequence MRGKCLNMVHELARKDERIVFMGSDLGFGTLKKFREELPERFIMEGINEAHAIGMAAGLAFDGRIVYVNTIATFLTRRCFEQVALDLCLHKANVRLIGNGGGLVYAPLGSTHLAIEDIAIFRALPNMAIVAVADAEEMERMMPQTVDWPGPLYIRLAKGYDPIVSDPAIPFVLGKGMEIRRGTDALILCTGVTLGPAKAAADELAGEGISCSILHMHTVKPFDAELFLDMARGVRAVVSVEEHTVVGGLGGAAAELLAETPFARQPRFKRLGIPDIFPDKYGTQNQLMSRFGIDQKAVTEAVKGLLA encoded by the coding sequence ATGCGCGGCAAGTGTCTCAACATGGTCCATGAGCTGGCCCGCAAGGACGAGCGCATCGTCTTCATGGGCTCTGACCTGGGCTTCGGCACGCTGAAGAAATTCCGCGAGGAGTTGCCCGAGCGTTTCATCATGGAGGGCATCAACGAGGCCCACGCCATCGGCATGGCCGCCGGGCTGGCCTTCGACGGGCGCATCGTCTACGTGAACACCATCGCCACCTTCCTGACCCGGCGCTGCTTCGAGCAGGTGGCGCTGGACCTCTGCCTGCACAAGGCCAACGTGCGGCTCATCGGCAACGGCGGCGGCCTGGTGTACGCCCCGCTGGGCTCCACGCACCTGGCCATCGAGGACATCGCCATCTTCCGGGCCCTGCCGAACATGGCCATCGTGGCCGTGGCCGACGCCGAGGAGATGGAGCGCATGATGCCCCAGACCGTGGACTGGCCGGGGCCGCTCTACATCCGGCTGGCCAAGGGCTACGACCCCATCGTCTCCGACCCGGCCATCCCCTTCGTGCTCGGCAAGGGCATGGAGATCCGCCGGGGAACCGACGCGCTCATCCTCTGCACCGGCGTGACCCTGGGCCCGGCCAAGGCCGCCGCCGACGAGCTGGCCGGGGAGGGGATCTCCTGCTCCATCCTGCACATGCACACGGTGAAGCCCTTCGACGCGGAACTCTTCCTGGACATGGCCCGCGGGGTGCGCGCCGTGGTCAGCGTGGAGGAGCACACGGTCGTGGGCGGCCTGGGCGGCGCCGCGGCCGAACTGCTGGCCGAGACGCCCTTCGCGCGGCAGCCGCGCTTCAAGCGCCTGGGCATCCCGGACATCTTTCCCGACAAGTACGGCACCCAGAACCAGCTCATGAGCCGTTTCGGCATCGACCAGAAGGCCGTGACGGAG
- a CDS encoding transketolase, whose translation MRQMVCVETQPGGLTPLDDRGRKLRRDVVEIFEHSRRGHVGSTFSLIEIVRVLYDDILRIDPRNPRDPKRDRFILSKGHGCLALYVVLADKGFFPADELCRFCAYDGILGGHPEAGKVPGVEASTGALGHGLSIGVGMAVSARMDKRDSRVYVAMGDGEINEGSVWEAALSAGNRGLDNLWAIVDYNKQQSYDTTFEVQNLEPLADKWRAFGFAVTEVDGHDLRALREAFKKPLEPGRPTCVICHTVKGKGYVPSENNLTWHHKSKFTDEDMAGLRAAFPLKEGA comes from the coding sequence ATGCGACAGATGGTATGCGTTGAGACCCAGCCCGGCGGGCTGACGCCCCTGGACGACCGGGGCAGGAAGCTGCGCCGGGACGTGGTGGAGATTTTCGAACATTCCCGGCGCGGGCACGTGGGCAGCACCTTCTCGCTCATCGAGATCGTGCGGGTGCTCTATGACGACATCCTGCGCATCGACCCGAGGAATCCCAGGGATCCCAAGCGCGATCGCTTCATCCTGAGCAAGGGCCACGGATGTCTGGCGCTGTACGTGGTCCTGGCCGACAAGGGCTTCTTCCCGGCCGACGAGCTGTGCCGCTTCTGCGCCTACGACGGCATCCTGGGCGGCCACCCGGAGGCGGGCAAGGTGCCCGGGGTGGAGGCCAGCACCGGGGCCCTGGGGCACGGCCTGTCCATCGGTGTGGGCATGGCCGTGAGCGCCCGCATGGACAAGCGCGACAGCCGCGTCTACGTGGCCATGGGCGACGGCGAGATCAACGAGGGCAGCGTGTGGGAGGCGGCGCTCTCCGCCGGCAACCGCGGGCTCGACAACCTCTGGGCCATCGTGGACTACAACAAGCAGCAGTCCTACGACACCACTTTCGAGGTGCAGAACCTGGAGCCCCTGGCCGACAAGTGGCGGGCCTTCGGCTTCGCCGTGACCGAGGTGGACGGCCACGATCTCCGCGCCCTGCGCGAGGCCTTCAAGAAGCCCCTGGAGCCCGGCAGGCCCACCTGCGTCATCTGCCACACGGTGAAGGGCAAGGGCTACGTTCCCTCGGAGAACAACCTCACCTGGCACCACAAGAGCAAATTCACCGACGAGGACATGGCCGGGCTGCGCGCGGCCTTCCCTCTGAAGGAGGGCGCCTAG
- a CDS encoding NAD-dependent epimerase/dehydratase family protein, whose amino-acid sequence MSEIKTIFVTGGAGYVGALLVPQLLDAGYKVKVLDLYLYGDDVILGGKGHPNLTEIKGDLRDASLLEKHLPGCDAVIHLACISNDPSYELDPSLARSINYDAFLPLVDISKKSGVKRFIYASSSSVYGLKDDPEVTEDLPLEPLTDYSKYKAMCEEYLNKAATDDFIVTTIRPSTVCGYSPRMRLDLTVNILTNHAINKGKITVFGGEQKRPNLHIQDMCDVYLFMLKQDPKKIQKKIYNVGYENYKVKEIAQMVRETLGGDIPVETTPTNDNRSYHVSSRKIRDELGFEPTHTIQEAILDLKNAFEAGKLPNSMDDIRYFNVKLMQAVKLK is encoded by the coding sequence ATGAGCGAGATCAAGACCATCTTCGTCACCGGCGGCGCGGGCTACGTGGGCGCGCTGCTGGTTCCCCAGCTGCTGGACGCGGGCTACAAGGTGAAGGTTCTGGACCTGTACCTCTACGGCGACGACGTGATCCTGGGCGGCAAGGGCCATCCGAACCTCACGGAGATCAAGGGCGACCTGCGCGACGCCTCCCTGCTTGAGAAGCACCTCCCCGGCTGCGACGCGGTCATCCACCTGGCCTGCATCTCCAACGATCCGAGCTACGAGCTGGACCCCAGCCTGGCCCGCTCCATCAACTACGACGCCTTCCTGCCCCTGGTGGACATCTCCAAGAAGAGCGGGGTGAAGCGCTTCATCTACGCCTCCAGCTCCAGCGTGTACGGCCTGAAGGACGATCCCGAGGTCACCGAGGATCTGCCGCTCGAACCGCTGACCGACTACTCCAAGTACAAGGCCATGTGCGAGGAATACCTGAACAAGGCCGCCACCGACGACTTCATCGTCACCACCATCCGGCCCAGCACCGTGTGCGGCTACTCCCCGCGCATGCGCCTGGACCTGACCGTGAACATCCTGACCAACCACGCCATCAACAAGGGCAAGATCACGGTCTTCGGCGGCGAGCAGAAGCGCCCCAACCTGCACATCCAGGACATGTGCGACGTGTACCTGTTCATGCTCAAGCAGGATCCCAAGAAGATCCAGAAGAAGATCTACAACGTGGGCTACGAGAACTACAAGGTCAAGGAGATCGCGCAGATGGTGCGCGAGACCCTGGGCGGCGACATCCCGGTGGAGACCACCCCCACCAACGACAACCGCAGCTACCACGTCTCCAGCCGCAAGATCAGGGACGAGCTCGGCTTCGAGCCCACGCACACCATCCAGGAGGCCATCCTGGACCTGAAGAACGCCTTCGAGGCGGGCAAGCTGCCCAACAGCATGGACGACATCCGCTACTTCAACGTGAAGCTCATGCAGGCCGTGAAGCTGAAGTAG
- a CDS encoding PfkB family carbohydrate kinase — translation MTAHSKLLPLHRLVEVLNGIRADRKIVLCHGCFDLLHIGHIRYLRQARTMGDVLVVTISPDRYVDKGPHRPAFNESLRAEAIASLDCVDYVAINEYPTAEETLRLLRPNVYCKGSDFKDAQSDPTGKLQAEERVAREVGAEMAFSKDVVFSSTNLINRFLSAFPEEVQDYLSLFRRRYSEADVQGVLDAMRDLKVLVIGDTILDDYHYCGVLGTSSKEPVLALKHGSSDLFAGGVLAVANHLSSYVSDVRLFSVMGELGGREGFIRESLAPSVRPHLALHKGAPTIEKRRYLEGYTFNKLLEIYHMDDSGLPAADDAEFVAAVEAEAADYDLVIAADFGHGTISPAMRRMLERKARFLAVNTQANAGNRGYHTIGRYQRADYVSLAEPEMRLEDRDLSGPLMPLMLQAAERLGCRALAVTRGKRGCMVFTPGGGFVEVPAFAIKVVDRIGSGDAFFSVTALAAALNAPAEITALLGNVVGGLAVGVIGNKKAVDRQSTQKYLTSLLK, via the coding sequence ATGACTGCTCATTCCAAGCTCCTTCCCCTTCATAGGCTCGTCGAAGTCCTGAACGGAATCCGGGCGGACAGGAAGATCGTCCTCTGCCACGGCTGCTTCGATCTCCTGCACATCGGGCACATCCGCTACCTGCGCCAGGCCCGGACCATGGGCGACGTGCTGGTGGTGACCATCAGCCCGGACCGCTACGTGGACAAGGGGCCGCACCGCCCGGCGTTCAACGAGAGCCTGCGGGCCGAGGCCATCGCCAGCCTGGACTGCGTGGACTACGTGGCGATCAACGAGTACCCCACGGCCGAGGAGACGCTCCGGTTGTTGCGCCCGAACGTGTACTGCAAGGGCTCCGACTTCAAGGACGCCCAGAGCGACCCCACGGGCAAGCTCCAGGCCGAGGAGCGCGTGGCCCGCGAGGTCGGCGCGGAGATGGCCTTCAGCAAGGACGTGGTCTTCAGCTCCACGAACCTCATCAACCGCTTTCTCTCGGCCTTCCCCGAGGAGGTCCAGGACTACCTGAGCCTGTTTCGCCGCCGCTACTCCGAGGCCGACGTGCAGGGCGTGCTGGACGCCATGCGCGATCTCAAGGTGCTGGTCATCGGGGACACGATCCTGGACGACTACCACTATTGCGGCGTTCTCGGCACTTCCAGCAAGGAGCCGGTGCTGGCCCTCAAGCACGGCTCGAGCGACCTGTTCGCGGGCGGCGTGCTGGCGGTGGCCAACCACCTGTCGAGCTACGTATCCGACGTGCGGCTGTTCTCCGTCATGGGCGAGCTGGGCGGCCGCGAGGGCTTCATCCGCGAGAGCCTGGCCCCCTCGGTGCGGCCGCATCTGGCCTTGCACAAGGGCGCGCCCACCATCGAGAAGCGCCGCTACCTGGAAGGCTACACCTTCAACAAGCTCCTTGAAATCTATCACATGGACGACTCCGGCCTGCCCGCCGCCGACGACGCGGAGTTCGTCGCCGCGGTGGAGGCCGAGGCGGCCGACTACGACCTGGTCATCGCGGCGGACTTCGGCCACGGGACCATCTCCCCGGCCATGCGGCGCATGCTGGAGCGCAAGGCGCGGTTCCTGGCCGTGAACACCCAGGCCAACGCGGGCAACCGGGGCTACCACACCATCGGCCGCTACCAGCGCGCGGACTACGTGAGCCTGGCGGAGCCGGAGATGCGCCTGGAGGACCGGGATCTTTCCGGCCCGCTCATGCCCCTGATGCTCCAGGCCGCCGAACGCCTCGGCTGCCGGGCCCTGGCCGTGACGCGCGGCAAGCGGGGGTGCATGGTCTTCACGCCCGGCGGCGGCTTCGTGGAGGTGCCCGCCTTCGCCATCAAGGTCGTGGACCGCATCGGCTCCGGCGACGCCTTCTTCTCCGTCACCGCGCTCGCCGCCGCGTTGAACGCGCCCGCGGAGATCACCGCGCTTCTCGGCAACGTGGTGGGCGGCTTGGCCGTGGGGGTCATCGGCAACAAGAAGGCCGTCGACCGCCAGAGCACCCAGAAATATCTGACCTCGCTCCTGAAGTAG